The DNA window TCTCAATTTCATCTACTGAATTTACAAATGAAATTAATTTATAATCTTCTTTACTTAAAAACTCACTTTCAACCATATATGCTATAAATTCTTTAAGTTTATTATAATAATTATCTGAATTATAGAAAATACAAGGCTTATCATTTTTACCTAATCTTGCTAATGATATAGCTTCAATTATTTCCTCCAAAGTTCCTATGCCACCTGGTAATGCTATGAAACAATCTCCAAGTTCCAGCATTTTATTTTTCCTCTCATACATTGTATCAACACTATGTAATTTTGTTAAACTAGAGTGTGAAATCTCTCTTTTCACTAGAAACTCTGGCATTACTCCAATAACCTTACCACCATTTGATAATACTGTATCTGCAATTGCTCCCATTATACCTATGCTACCACCACCATATACTAGTGTATGATTATTATTTGCAATCCATAAGCCAAGTTCAA is part of the Oceanivirga salmonicida genome and encodes:
- a CDS encoding TIGR00730 family Rossman fold protein — encoded protein: MNITVYCGASLGKSDEYKRSAIELGLWIANNNHTLVYGGGSIGIMGAIADTVLSNGGKVIGVMPEFLVKREISHSSLTKLHSVDTMYERKNKMLELGDCFIALPGGIGTLEEIIEAISLARLGKNDKPCIFYNSDNYYNKLKEFIAYMVESEFLSKEDYKLISFVNSVDEIEIIINND